A region of the Cannabis sativa cultivar Pink pepper isolate KNU-18-1 chromosome 3, ASM2916894v1, whole genome shotgun sequence genome:
GGGGAGCAACATCTACATCTGAATTCTTCGTTCGCAAAGGTTTTTATGCAAGTGATCAGAGTTGGTAAACGGAAATTCTATTGAAGGAATAAACAAGCAACAATTTGTGACAAAAAAAGAACTAGTCGTGCAGTTTATTACTGGATTATACATTTTAAGTCAGCAAAAATGATATACATCACTCAAATTAGCCAGTGAAGGAAAAAGAGAATGTATCTGATGACTATCGAAGAAcactccaaataaataaataaataaataaatacgtACATGCACCTATAAATAGTAAGTAGTAAATAGGGAAAACTGCTTTTTTTGAGTAAACACTCAGATAAGAATTTTCTGGTGTGTCTggctttatataaatatttatatctgTTGTACTATGAAGTTGGGGAATGAGCTTGATATCTGTTGTCAGTGTGGTAGTTTCAAACGGTTGAACAGCACAAGAAAACTTTGCTCAGGAACAACATATAGGAATCCTAAATCAGCACCTTTGACAAATGGTCCCATACCCTAAATCAAtcaagttcaaaaaaaaatccaGAGATTATTATGGAAAGCTTCAATAGAAGAACAAGACAATTTTGTTTCCTCCCATGTCTTTTGTTTGAAAACGGCTTGTAAAGTTTAGTTACCTTGCCGTTGAGCTGTAGAAGTTCTCCATCAACCCATTGTGGATTCCGGAACCCAAATTCAGCTATTCTTCCTTGACCTTTATAGCTTGCAACCTATATAAAGTAACAATATATAAACCAACAATCAGTAGCAAATACACGGAAGTTTTGAAGCGTTATGCATTTGAAAGTTCAATACAGTTGAATCTGGTGTTTTCCATTTCCAAAGACCAAGCCAACCAAGTTACATGTAGAACTTGAATTAAGTTTTCTTTTGTGCGCATAAGTAGTTGGTCACTAGTATAATTACCACTCCTAATTCCTCTGGATACATCCCTCGGTTCGAAACACGGTTCCCTCTCCCAATTTTAGCACGGAATGTCACCTATACACCCAGATAATCACAAAATTTAGTATGCTATAACAGACAATTAGCTACTAAGCAGTACAAGATGTCAAGAGTTTCAAAGCTACAAAACCTGGCCAGCAGGAACATTCAAATCTCCAGTTAGTTTCACTGCCTCAACATATTCAAAGAACTCCACATCTGAAGAATTATTGTCTTTAGCATCTGAACCTTTCCAGTGGCCAAATTTACGCCTCAGCTGTACTACCTCAGTGCCATACGGGCCAAATGAACCAACATATAGGCCTATGAACCAGCCAAGAAGATTGGATTTAGACATACGTAAAATAGCAAAGAGAAAGATGGAAGTGGGAAAGAGGGGAGTATGAAAGCATGTCTCACCATCGAATGGATCTAGATCTCCTTCACAAGTGGTAATTCGACTGAACTTGGTGTATTCAGATAGCGTACTCCTTTTCTGTGCTTGACTGACAGCAAGTTTAACTATTTCACGAACATTTCTTGAAACctgttatttaagttttagttaATTGCTTTAGAAAAGGCATAACATTTTGCTTCACTTTATAGAGTCTAAACGAAGAAAGAAAATCACATGATTCAACTAtggttaatttattaaacttaataTGAACAGTACAAATTGGAACACCTCACTGGTTTATATAATTTGAAGAATCATTCCAGGACCCGCATGATGTTCATATATAGATTTGTGGCCAGTAAGGCTCAAACTCACCTTTGAAGAAATCTTGTCAGACTTCAAAAATGCCTTGGCAACCTCAGGAGGCATAAGCTCAGAGACACCTTGAGCTGCTAGAGCTGCCACTTTGACTTTTGACAATTTATCCTCTTTGGTATCAGAATCTAGATTTCTGCCAGGAATATGCAACAGAAAAGAATCCCTCTCCATATCTTTTATTTCAGCTGGGTGACGCATGTAATCATCCTTAGAGGAAGTATCTTCAATGTTATGTACAATTCCACCGATGAAAAGCTTCATGTCCATTTCCTTTTCCTCTTCTGTTGTATCACTACCTCCCAGAGTGACCTCATCAGGTTGAATCTCATCCAAGCTACTACTTTCTTCATCTTCAGAAGTATCACTGCAATCTGCTTTCTCATTATTTTCTTGCATCAACTGCTTCATCGAATCACCATCCTCGATCACTTCCTCATTAACATTGACATTCATGACTTTAACCTTCAGCCCAGGAATTTTATCTTTAAGAAAATTGATCACACTTTTTATACCCTCCTCAGTTGCTTCCTCAATATTAAGGCCTTTCTCCTCGCTCTTTCCTGCCTTGTCTTCAATTTCCTGAACATCTACCACAGGCTCATTCTCAACTTCGGATGTAGATTGGCTTTTTACAGGTTTATTTAATGAGATTGCAGGGCTTTTCGAATTGCCTTTGGCTCGTTGCAAGTACACAACCTATTGATAGACACAACAACATCAGGGAGGTCAAGATGATGAGAcagaaatagaaagaaaaaaaacaaaaagagaaccaagttaaaagaaaaagatGTGCTATTCTATTACATATTTCTCACAAATTTTCTTAGACCTTTCTAAATAGAAAAAAGTGATGATAACGTTGTAAAACCATTCAAAGTAGAAAAACGAAATGGTAACACTCGAGAATGCCATAGATAAACAGGAATTTGAATAGCAATAATGACCTTTAATAATGGATTCCCATCCCCCTAACAGTGTGCACAAATCCTTTATGTTCTATACTACATAGTTAGTACTTATTACTTAGTGTATGTCGATATTTTGATGGTTACCTAACTCTTTAGCCGTTAGAAACAGCTTGtagtttatgaaaaatttgaaTCAATTATGACAACTTAACATTTGAAATTGATCACAATTTCAATTTTAATGAAAACTTAACATTTGAAATTGATcacaatttcaaattttaattcaaCTTTTTTGACATGTAACCACCATAAAGACATGACTATCTAGAACTCTTTCATAATATGCacattgaatttttttaagtccaacatttattaaattaaatcttcaCTAGAACCACAAGATTAGTTATTGAGAGGAAATTTGTACATACCTGCATAACATAAGTGTCATCATGATTTTTAACAACATAAATTTCAAAAAGTGGAGTTCCGGAAGATGCAGTGACCAACTGTCTGCAACAACACAATAATCAGAAACATTTTCCAATAAATTTAGATGTAAAATAAACAAGAAACATTCTAACCTTGGACTGTAACTTCTACCAACAAATCTTCCCACTCCAGGGACAATGTGTATTAACCTGCCAAAGGGATCGTCAGAATCTTTTGGGTAACCAACCCACCAACCTACCTGTTCAGAGATTGAGAAAGTTAGTGAGCACTAAATGACGTTTTTGTAAGCCGATAACCTATAAATCAAGGAAAATAACAAGAAAGAAAAGATTCAAAACAAATTGCTTTTAAGGCCAACGAGATCAAAATGGTATTAGATGGTCATTAACCAAATCAAGTCTTTGAAGAAATATGAGATTAAAGCCAGAGCAAGACCAGGTAAGGTGATTACCAGTCCACTTCCTGTGTGTTTACACAATTTTGAAGCATCGTGATATCGTTCTTCATCTATTGCAATCTATACAAACATAGCAGACCTCATAAGTGAAAGTTTTGTTAAGTGGGCAGAGACCAAAATATATACTGATTTTAAATGCCAATCCAATCCAACCTGCAACTGATTCATGATTTCAGCAACACTGTCCTTAGACGTAGCTTCTTCAATGGCCATTTTCAACTTTACAGCTTCTTGAAAGTCTTCTTTCTCAATTGCCTCTTCAAGTTGAAACTGCAAATTATATCATATAGTTAAAGAGAACGCACAACGTACGTCGTAATGGCATTCATCTGTTTTGATTACAAATTTTGATGAATCCGTTCTTCAGTGAAACTCATGACACAAACCCAATTTGATTCATTCTTATCTCTAACCAAATCCATTAGACAAAATGCCTTATATTGGCAGGCATGAACTTCAAAAAGCTCTTATTACCTATACTTACCCTGACTTTTCTTAACAAATTATACTTAATCAGCTATAATCATAGTGAATTAACCTCGTTTGCACAACtttctaatatatatgtatactttGCATATTTTCTTCGTTCCACAAGATAATTTAATTCCTTGAGAACAAGCAATTATTCATTGTCCCAAATGAAACTTTTAGTAACTAAACCCTGACATATGCATCCCCAAATAGATATAGTGGATAATCCCAATTCTTGTTCTACCCAATTCGATCCTTAtctcctttcaaaaaaaaaaaaatcgacctGGGCTTCAAGAcaataatagaaagaaaaacCCAGATACTGTTTCTAAGCATAACCATTTCTTTTCGTAAGGAAAAAGTGAAGGAAGAAGAGGGCAAATGAATTAGAGAGTACCTTGAGGACAGAGGCAAAGCTCTCAGCTTGTTCAGTCTCAGAAAAATGGCGACTCCACCTATTCCAATCCCATTCTAAAGAAGACCCATTACAGTCGGTAGAGCTGTTAGTGCAGCGGCAGTGAAGACTGGAGGTCCTGCGATTtttagaggaagaagaagaagaggatgatgatgatggggAGGAGACTTGGGGCTTGGCTTGAAAAGAACAACCCCAACCCAGAACGAAACTGAGTCGATTATTGATAGACTTGTTGGAGGAGAAATCTGAGGAACAAGAGAAGGGTCTGAATGGGGAAACAGACATAGTTTGACCCACTCCCCATGAATTGGCCACCGCCATACCTAAATAtctctcactcactcactctctTTGGGTCTGGGAGTCGGAGCTGTGTGTTTGAGAGTCGCACCAACTTATGTGGTGTCCTGTGGAAATCAGATGAAGATGATAATGGTTAATATAATGTTGATGGCGATGGCTATGTTGGGTTGGATGGATAAAATCGCCCAACTAAATACGTACtctatgtcttttttttttttttttttttttaaagagagagagagagaaattataattaattcagCATGTAACTAAATGTCCTTGTTAATAAATGActtctttaattttgtttttttttcttttttttgggaAGAAAGACGTACTCAAGTAAATAAATGGCGgtcattacataaaatatttgTCGAAATGGAAGTTAACGAGATAACCCCAAACCTCTTGTGGGTAAAAGCCCATTTAGTCACATTATGAGCGGCATAATTACAATCCTTGCTAatataagagaaaatacaaCTAGAAAACAAATGAGAGTAACTATTACAAAATGTGACATAGTTTCCAATACCCCAGTGAGACTCCTTCCCATTGAGTGCATTGATAACTACTCTCGAGTCGCTCTCCACAATTACAAACTTGGCACCAATATCCTTAGCACTCGAAATGGCCAAACAACAAGCCGCCGCTTCTCCACACAGAGCATCAGAGAAATCAACAAAGGACGTCTTGACCTAAACCACTCTACCAAGGTGGTTCCTGGCAACAATTGAGGAGCACATGCTATCAAGCCCAACTCTAACATCGCAATTAAACTTGATCCAATCTTGAGGTGGAGGAGACCAGCTCACCGTCGAATAAGGGCTAGGTAAAGGGAAAATTGTAGCATGTAAATCTGCATAGAAAATACAAATATAGTAAATACACTTCTTCACATCAACAATATAGTTATTATGTACTTTGTCATTTCGAGTGCGCCAGATGATATCAACCACAACAGACGCATATGGGAAAACCTCATCCGCATTAATCCCCTTGTGTTTAAGATCCCAAATGAATTTGACCCAGTCCCACATACGGATTTTGGTGTCACAGACCGGATAAATACCCTAAGGAGAAGGCTGCCAGCCATGGAAAGCCACATCACAAGTAAGAAAAAGGTGTTCTAAAGATTCATCCTCCTTCCCACACAATGGGCAACTCGCATCCTCAATACAAAATCTTTCCTGGATCACAGATCTGACAGGGAGGGCACTAGAGAGAATACACCACCACATAATCTTATGGCGCTCCAACACTTTACTGTTCCACAGCTTATTCCAGAGAGTGGGAGCAACCTCACAGAAGGGAGATCTTTCCAAAGCCTGGGTAAGATAGGCAGATTTGCAAGAGAAGCGCCTGCTACTTTCAAAGGTCCACACTCACTGGTGTTTACCGGTGCCAGAGGGGGCACCACCTTTTAAAATTGCAGATTTATTCTCACGATCGAAAAGGTTGTTCAACTTGTGGATATCCCAACCACCTTCGTTCGAAAAAAGCTCAGCAACACTTCTGTTGTCCATGACGGGAGAACCATTTGGCCTAGGGAGGAAATTACGCATACGAGGAATCCAAGGTTCTCCCCATATACGCGTGTCCCTACCATCAGCCACCCGCTTACAAGCATCTTTCTTTAAAATGGACTTAGACTTAACACTATTTTTCTAAAACCAAGAATCAGACTCCTTATAACTACAGTTAAAGAACTCCTTTCTTTTAAGGTATTTTGCTGCTAGAATCCTACAACAGAAAGACTGACTTCCGTTAAGTATGTTCCACCCCCACTTAGCCATCAAGGCATGATTCATTTCTCTTGTTTTCCTAAAGCCGAGACCCCCCCGAGATTTGGGAAGGCAAAGTTTGTCCCAAGCTTTTAGGTAAAGTCTGTGGTTGTCTTTCTCAAAGCCCCACCAAAAGTCACGCACTAAACTGTCAATTTTGCTTGCAAGACGGTTGGAGATTTTAGTGGTTTGCATAGCATACAACAACATCGACAAGCCCACAAATTTGATTAGGGTAGCCCGGACCGCTTTGGACAAAGTTTTCGCTTTCCACCCTTGTAACTTAGAAGTAAGATTGTCCAGGATGAAGTTAAAATCTGCATCCTTTTGTCTTGATCTGAACAGGGGAAGGCCCAAATACTTAACATTTCCTTCACGAGAACCAATTTCCAAAACCTCCCTGATCTCACGTTTCAAACCAGTGGAAGTATTTTTACTAAAGAAGATGGAGGTTTTGAGTTTGTTGACTTGTTGGCCAGACCAAGAACAGAACCTCTCTAGGCACTGCCAGTAACCTTTGACTTCATCCAAATTCACTTTGCCCACAAAAATTAAGTCATCATCAAAGAAAATATGGGAGAGAATTGGGCCTCCCCTCCTCAATCTGATGCCCTTAATAGTGTTCTTACACAGGGCTTCTTGTAACAGCCTAGACAGGACTTCAGCCGCCCAAATAAACAAGTAAGGAGACAGAGGGTCCCCTTGTCGAAGGCCACAAGAGGGTTTAATCTTACCCACTGACCCCCCATTGAGGCAAATATTGAGGGTGGTGGTTGTGATATAGCGAGAGATCCAATTGCAGAACTTCCATGATATCCCATAACAGGAAAGCACATGGTCAATGAACTTCTAATCCAGCCTATCATAAGCTTTCATTAGGTCAGTTTTTATGGAGAAATACTCTTCTTTGCCTCTCTTTCGGTTGAACGAGTGGATAATCTCATGAATAATCACATTATTATCTTGTATATTTTGACCAGGCACAAAAGCAGTTTGAGTGGGGCAAATAAGATTAGGTAAAATTGGCTTAATTCTATTTGCAATAATCTTGGAAATAACCTTATACATCACATTGCAAAGAGAAATAGGGCGAAAGTGGTTTGTTCTTTTTGGGTTCTGGACTTTAGGGATAAGAACTATATTCGTAGAATTAATACCTATGTGCCTTTTGCCAGACCTAAAGAAGTCGGAAATAGCATCACTGAAGTCATCACCCACCGACTCCTAATAGTGTTTGAAAAATAATACAGACATTCCATCAGGCCCAGGGGCTTTATGGTGCGAATAGAGTACTTCGGATTTCCTCATGAGTAGGGGTCGCAAGGAGCACCTCGTGATCTGCACAAGATATTTTCTCATGAAAAAGATGATTACAGTAAATCCTCTGATCACCGATAGACCCAGAGAAGATCCCTTTGAAGAAATCCATGAATTCCTGGCTAATTAAGTCACGGGAAGTGATCCAAATGTTATCTTTGTTCAAAATACTCTCAATAGTATTTCTCCTTCCTCTAATATCGGCCGTAAGGAAGAAGAATTTGGAACACCTATCCCCATCTTTAATCTAAGAAATCCTAGCCCTTTGCCTCCAGTACAAAGCTTTCCTTTCTAAGGACTCGTTAAGGGATCTTCAGATGTTACTTTCAGTCTTCCAGTCGCGAGCACCCGCAGGTAAACTCTACATCAAATTAAGTCTTTTTTCCAGCTCTTTAATACCAGCGTCCAGTTTACCGAACTGAGATCTATGCTAGTGAAGAAGAGCAACCCGAGTGGCTCCAATCTTTTTGAAAAAGCAAGCAGGGGCCCAAGGGTGAGCAATGGAATTCCAAGCATGGGCCACCACTAGATTACTACGCTCATCCCGCATCCAACATTCTTCGAACTTGAAACATCTTTTAAACTTGGCTTCCAACCCACCAGAAAAGAGACACAAAGGTCTATGATCAGAGTTGCTCGTCTGATAAGAGCAAATAATAACTTTCAGGAATAAGTTGAGCCAAGCTTCGTTAACTAATCATTTATCAAGCGCAGACTTAACATGGTTCTTGCTAGACCTATGATTGTCCCACGTCAACATATCACCCTGAATATTCATGTTAATGACGCCCCAGGACTCGACCAGATCAAAAATGAAAGGAAAAACTGGTCCCTGTCAGTGGCACCTTCATGTTCCGACTCGCGGAGCACAAAGTTAGTATCACCCAAAATTAACCAAGGGCTGCCAAATCTATCTCCAACCTTCATGAACTCAGCCCAAAAATTCTTCTTGGCATGGAAGTATGGAGGGTCATACACACAAGATAGAAGCCACGAGTGGCACGGGGGATCCGAATAAACAATGCCAGAGATATGATTACGAGAACAAGACACACACTCAAAAATAAAGTCATTTTTTCATGCCAAAATGATACCACTAGCAGCCCCAATACCCGACACAAATATATGAAAGTAATAATGTAAGGATTATAGAATGCGTACCAAAGGAGCAGCGTCCACTTTGAGCTCAgacagaaaaacaaaatccaGGGATCGCAGTCTCACCAAGGACTTTAATTTCAGAACTATAAAGGTCTATCCTAACCCTCTACAGTTCCAAGCAACGCCTATCATGGCTCTTGTGGAGGAGATTTGACATTCTCCTCCACAGGGGTATAAGAGAGCGCGAGCCAAAGTCTTCAATCACAAAAGTCCCAACCAGATGGTTTTTTAATATGCCATTAGAACAACTAGCAGAATCCGAGATGTCCTCAGAGGGTTCTTCAGAAGCCACTTTTGTCTCCAGGTCTTGATCCTTTGATACCCACGGAAAATTGCATATTACACCGGGATGCCTACGAAGCATCTTATGAGGTCTAGAGACACAAGAAGTAGAGGCTTCATataactttgttttcttgaaatgaGTAGTTCTAGCATTTATTTTAGAAGTAGGCTTAACACCAATATCACTCCCCAAGGCCCAAATCTCATACAAGTCAAGGCTGCCAAACTATTTTAATTCTTGTAATGTAGTTTCTTGagcttgaaaaaaaattctaaagctCTCTCCTCATTTTGACTAACTTTAACTTCCTGCCCACAAACAGAAGAGTCCATGAGCGACATACTCAAAAAATGTTGATTCGTcccattattaataaaattgttgGCAGCCCTAAACCATTAAGTAACGGACCCTCTACCTCACAACCAAGTCCGACATCACCACTAAAAGCCCGTGAAGTCATGTGCTTCACTTGATTAACTTCCAAAAGCCCAATATCCTCCAAACTAACACCCTTCTGCCCGATAGCTAATGGAGTTGGTCCATGCACAACAGGCCCCTTTCCTGAAGTTAAATCCCCATCACATATCAAATTCTCATAATCGCTCTTCGCgcgactaatataattatttttagtgttataataaaaaaaataactatctattaatataaaaaaataattataattagtaataataataaaatcatattatttaatttcatattatgACTTACTATGATTtggaattatttattaaaaagttttaattttttactattAATGTATACATGtagaattttaaattattttgttaaaaaaatattattataaaataaataaatagaatggTGTAGGAAAAACTTGAAGTATTGTCATCACCGTATCTCACCCGTAATCTCATCGTCTCACCGTATCTCACTCGTTGTCATTAGCATATCTCACTCGTTGTCTCACCGTTTCTCACACATTGTCATCTCATCTATTGTTGTCACTGTAACTCACTTGTAGTTGCTATTATTGTCCTTTCAAAATCTCGATCTCAATTTTAGATTTCATTCcaaatttcaaatattattCTTTACACACATTTTAAAGATATAAAAATGACTATAATATTAGTTTCTTAATCATATACcatcaaaaagaaaaattaaaatttattatacttgatgtgtttaataattaattttaattacttAATAGTTTTCATCATACATCATCAAATACAAGTatgtcgattttttttttaaatataaactaACTCTAACCTTAATTGAGCCTTGTTTCCTTTAACTTGAGCTTAGACTCTACTGAGCTTTCTAAAGAACTTTagaattaatttttgatattttaaataattttaaaatatcaaaattatgaaaacatcaatttagaattataatttatgatAATATACtgaaattttaaagaataaCTTAGTTTTACATTATGGTATGGTTAGgaattataacttaatttaTCAATCTattcataattataattttttaaataatgagactaataatttagaaatattatatcatttacgactattaatttaaataagtaaaagtataaattttatttagaattatacttagatatacatgtatttttctttagaattaatttttgatattttaaataattttaaaatatcaaaattatgaaaacatcaatttagaattataatttatgatAATATACtgaaattttaaagaataaCTTAGTTTTACATTATGGTATGGTTAGgaattataacttaatttaTTAATCTattcataattataattttttaaataatgagactaataatttagaaatattatatcatttacgactattaatttaaataagtaaaagtataaattttatttagaattatacttagatatacatgtatttttgtatagattttttttttttggcagtcATAGCTGATAACTTTAGTAATTTTCTAAAGTAAATTTAAGAAACATACATAAAAACTACAATGCAATTTCTATTCATAGTTTACAAATAAAGATTTGAATGTTTCATAAAGGAAGTtgataaaatacatattttttatttgagcaatgataaaatacatattaattAAATGGTGTAAGACAATATAAGATAATAAAACAtagggaaaaaaaaagaaaatatattaataaaataattattttaattaaatatctaactaaatttaaattcaaatgattcttgaaaataaaaacataaaattcttaataaaattagaataaatataATGAAAATGTGAAAAATTTAGAGTAACTATAGTGAATTAATGGATCATGA
Encoded here:
- the LOC115704359 gene encoding protein EXECUTER 2, chloroplastic isoform X2, whose translation is MAVANSWGVGQTMSVSPFRPFSCSSDFSSNKSINNRLSFVLGWGCSFQAKPQVSSPSSSSSSSSSSKNRRTSSLHCRCTNSSTDCNGSSLEWDWNRWSRHFSETEQAESFASVLKFQLEEAIEKEDFQEAVKLKMAIEEATSKDSVAEIMNQLQIAIDEERYHDASKLCKHTGSGLVGWWVGYPKDSDDPFGRLIHIVPGVGRFVGRSYSPRQLVTASSGTPLFEIYVVKNHDDTYVMQVVYLQRAKGNSKSPAISLNKPVKSQSTSEVENEPVVDVQEIEDKAGKSEEKGLNIEEATEEGIKSVINFLKDKIPGLKVKVMNVNVNEEVIEDGDSMKQLMQENNEKADCSDTSEDEESSSLDEIQPDEVTLGGSDTTEEEKEMDMKLFIGGIVHNIEDTSSKDDYMRHPAEIKDMERDSFLLHIPGRNLDSDTKEDKLSKVKVAALAAQGVSELMPPEVAKAFLKSDKISSKVSRNVREIVKLAVSQAQKRSTLSEYTKFSRITTCEGDLDPFDGLYVGSFGPYGTEVVQLRRKFGHWKGSDAKDNNSSDVEFFEYVEAVKLTGDLNVPAGQVTFRAKIGRGNRVSNRGMYPEELGVVASYKGQGRIAEFGFRNPQWVDGELLQLNGKGMGPFVKGADLGFLYVVPEQSFLVLFNRLKLPH
- the LOC115704359 gene encoding protein EXECUTER 2, chloroplastic isoform X1 codes for the protein MAVANSWGVGQTMSVSPFRPFSCSSDFSSNKSINNRLSFVLGWGCSFQAKPQVSSPSSSSSSSSSSKNRRTSSLHCRCTNSSTDCNGSSLEWDWNRWSRHFSETEQAESFASVLKFQLEEAIEKEDFQEAVKLKMAIEEATSKDSVAEIMNQLQIAIDEERYHDASKLCKHTGSGLVGWWVGYPKDSDDPFGRLIHIVPGVGRFVGRSYSPRQLVTASSGTPLFEIYVVKNHDDTYVMQVVYLQRAKGNSKSPAISLNKPVKSQSTSEVENEPVVDVQEIEDKAGKSEEKGLNIEEATEEGIKSVINFLKDKIPGLKVKVMNVNVNEEVIEDGDSMKQLMQENNEKADCSDTSEDEESSSLDEIQPDEVTLGGSDTTEEEKEMDMKLFIGGIVHNIEDTSSKDDYMRHPAEIKDMERDSFLLHIPGRNLDSDTKEDKLSKVKVAALAAQGVSELMPPEVAKAFLKSDKISSKVSRNVREIVKLAVSQAQKRSTLSEYTKFSRITTCEGDLDPFDGLYVGSFGPYGTEVVQLRRKFGHWKGSDAKDNNSSDVEFFEYVEAVKLTGDLNVPAGQVTFRAKIGRGNRVSNRGMYPEELGVVASYKGQGRIAEFGFRNPQWVDGELLQLNGKVTKLYKPFSNKRHGRKQNCLVLLLKLSIIISGFFFELD